In the genome of Ignavibacteriales bacterium, one region contains:
- a CDS encoding undecaprenyl-phosphate glucose phosphotransferase, translated as MNKTSEKILIIIIDFLTINLSFILYFYFRVESGLFDLIILPEFFLPLLAIYFYWLIIFTFVGMYRTWFAASRFDELSTLFKASFVGIFILFFLIFLDDYLHNVDSPQRILIFIYWAIFLILVGSGRLFIRSFQRNLLIKGFGRRNALIVGFNKKANEVHKEILKHPALGLDISGYIAVKNENVGKTFNDIKVIANVDSIQDIIDEKNIKEVIIALEKDDHDVLVEIISKCDAKNVGMKIVPDLYEILSGQARTSQIYGMPLIDIMPQLMPEWEKRLKRVMDILVSFIILIVTMPVCLFTSIAIKLESPGPILFTQERCGLNGKIFKIFKFRSMRKDAEKGTGPVWSQKGDPRITKVGKFIRKVRIDEIPQMFNVLKGEMSMVGPRPERPFFVEKLSQEIPYYKRRLKVRPGITGWAQVKHKYDESIEDVKIKLRYDLFYIENMSLRMDFKIIFRTIFVVLFGKGHYG; from the coding sequence ATGAATAAAACCTCCGAAAAAATATTAATCATCATCATTGATTTCCTTACCATCAACCTTTCATTTATTCTCTATTTTTATTTCAGAGTTGAGTCAGGGTTATTTGATTTAATTATTCTGCCGGAATTTTTTCTTCCGCTGCTTGCAATTTATTTCTACTGGCTTATCATCTTCACTTTTGTTGGTATGTATAGAACCTGGTTTGCTGCATCCAGATTTGATGAACTATCCACATTGTTCAAAGCTTCGTTCGTTGGAATATTTATTTTGTTCTTCCTGATCTTTCTTGATGACTATTTACACAATGTTGACTCACCGCAGCGCATTTTAATTTTTATTTACTGGGCTATCTTCTTAATACTCGTTGGTTCGGGAAGATTATTTATAAGAAGTTTTCAACGTAATCTTCTCATTAAAGGTTTTGGAAGAAGGAACGCATTAATTGTCGGCTTCAATAAAAAAGCAAATGAAGTTCATAAGGAAATTCTGAAACATCCGGCGCTTGGTCTCGATATATCAGGATATATCGCGGTTAAGAATGAGAATGTAGGGAAGACATTCAACGATATAAAAGTTATTGCTAATGTTGATTCAATCCAGGATATAATAGATGAAAAAAATATTAAAGAAGTAATCATCGCACTTGAAAAAGATGATCACGATGTTCTTGTAGAAATAATTTCCAAGTGTGACGCTAAAAATGTCGGGATGAAAATCGTTCCAGACCTTTATGAAATACTTAGCGGTCAGGCGCGAACGAGCCAGATCTATGGTATGCCGCTCATCGACATTATGCCCCAGCTAATGCCTGAATGGGAAAAAAGATTAAAACGTGTTATGGATATTTTAGTCTCGTTCATTATTCTGATAGTTACTATGCCTGTGTGTCTCTTTACATCAATTGCGATAAAATTAGAGAGTCCCGGTCCGATTCTTTTTACCCAGGAAAGATGCGGATTGAACGGAAAAATTTTTAAGATATTTAAATTCCGTTCAATGAGGAAAGATGCCGAGAAAGGTACAGGACCAGTCTGGTCACAAAAAGGTGATCCGCGTATTACTAAAGTCGGTAAGTTTATTCGTAAAGTAAGGATTGATGAAATCCCTCAAATGTTTAATGTACTTAAAGGCGAGATGAGCATGGTTGGACCCAGACCGGAACGTCCTTTCTTTGTAGAAAAATTATCACAGGAAATTCCTTACTATAAAAGACGGCTTAAGGTTCGTCCCGGTATTACAGGATGGGCACAGGTTAAACACAAGTATGATGAATCAATCGAGGACGTCAAAATTAAATTGCGCTATGATCTTTTTTATATTGAGAACATGTCACTGCGAATGGATTTTAAAATCATCTTCAGGACGATCTTTGTTGTACTTTTTGGCAAGGGGCATTATGGCTGA
- a CDS encoding polyprenol monophosphomannose synthase yields the protein MSSGKILIIIPTFNELQNIGRLIPEVLSKDENINILIVDDNSPDGTGDYINELSRSNDRIKLIRRQSKMGLGTAYLTGFKYAIENKYDFIFEMDADFSHDPKEIPHFLTSTNKYDLVLGSRYIKGVNVINWPMNRLLLSYFANMYTRVITGLPIKDATGGFKCFKREVLEAIDLDNVKSNGYAFQIEMSFKAWKKGFKVGEIPIIFMDREMGTSKMSKKIVREAITMVWKLRLRSMLGIL from the coding sequence ATGTCATCCGGAAAAATTCTGATAATAATTCCAACCTTTAACGAACTGCAAAACATAGGCAGATTAATTCCTGAAGTCCTGAGCAAGGATGAAAATATTAATATTCTTATTGTTGATGATAATTCACCCGACGGTACCGGAGATTATATAAATGAATTAAGCCGCTCAAATGATAGAATAAAACTCATACGCCGTCAAAGTAAAATGGGTCTTGGCACAGCTTATTTAACCGGGTTTAAGTATGCGATAGAAAATAAATATGATTTTATTTTTGAAATGGATGCCGACTTTTCACATGATCCAAAAGAGATACCTCACTTTCTTACTTCAACAAATAAATATGATCTAGTACTTGGCAGCAGGTATATAAAAGGTGTCAACGTAATTAACTGGCCGATGAACAGGTTATTGTTAAGTTATTTTGCAAATATGTACACGCGTGTCATAACCGGTTTACCAATTAAAGATGCTACGGGCGGATTCAAATGTTTTAAGCGTGAAGTACTTGAAGCTATTGACCTGGATAATGTAAAATCCAACGGATATGCTTTCCAGATCGAGATGTCATTCAAAGCATGGAAAAAAGGATTTAAAGTCGGTGAGATACCGATCATCTTTATGGACCGTGAAATGGGAACATCCAAGATGTCAAAAAAAATTGTTCGTGAAGCAATTACTATGGTATGGAAACTTCGTTTAAGAAGTATGCTTGGCATACTTTAG
- a CDS encoding glycosyltransferase: MLLDISVIIVNYNVKEFLQNLLQSIRKAVTGLSHEIIIVDNNSDDGSVEFISEKFPDVILIKNSENLGFSKANNIGLKAAKGKYLLLLNPDTIVREDTLQEMIRFFQKNPDAGLAGCKILNPDGTLQLACRRSFPGPWTSFCKVTGLSSLFPNSKLFARYNLTYLNENETYEVDAISGSFMMFPRSVYEKIGGLDERFFMYGEDLDFCYRVQQSGLNVFYVHSTEIIHYKGESTKRSSLDETKIFYEAMHLFVKKHLSTSLIVEMILRSAIALRSLFAFLGRRKLALISILVDLILYSTCLFVSATLYEKYTSWRGFHQYHQLIIYSIPALVHVFISSLIGVYRKDSLSVLRNMGAVFVSFFIMSAITFFFNEFAYSRAVVIITYVLAFIVLSFWRIIFKIYFLKNISGEKLKNKKAVIIGIDQNAVEIGNKLLSRNSDIYSVAGFVGFTHKQIGQTLNDIPVIGSIENLNKVIRENKIDEVIFSTSELSYNQMMNLVASCQSENVEFKIIGDNLDFMVGKTSVSILDDVPLFSIQYNISNPTSIVVKRLFDALVSTVVLFLVYPFIYFISKLSNSESDFRRFILTVPSVFRGKYSFVGPQAGSQIGNLYLGKQGLTGLWYTENLKGQASEKIDIYYAKNQSVWLDIEILGRTLNKMWSKH, from the coding sequence ATACTTTTGGATATATCTGTCATCATAGTAAACTATAATGTAAAAGAATTTCTGCAAAACCTTCTCCAGTCAATCCGCAAAGCTGTAACCGGACTTTCCCACGAAATAATAATTGTTGATAATAACTCCGATGACGGAAGCGTTGAATTCATAAGTGAAAAATTTCCTGATGTTATACTTATAAAAAATTCAGAGAACCTCGGATTCAGTAAAGCAAATAATATCGGATTGAAGGCTGCGAAAGGAAAGTACCTGTTGCTGCTTAATCCTGATACGATTGTCCGTGAAGATACGTTGCAGGAAATGATACGCTTCTTTCAAAAAAATCCTGATGCTGGATTAGCTGGATGTAAAATATTAAATCCCGACGGTACACTTCAGCTTGCTTGCAGAAGAAGTTTTCCCGGTCCGTGGACATCGTTTTGCAAAGTGACAGGTTTAAGTTCTCTCTTCCCGAACAGTAAATTATTTGCACGTTATAATCTTACCTACCTAAATGAAAATGAAACTTATGAAGTTGATGCTATTTCAGGTTCATTCATGATGTTCCCGAGATCAGTGTATGAAAAGATAGGCGGACTTGATGAAAGATTTTTTATGTACGGTGAGGATCTCGATTTTTGTTATCGTGTACAACAATCTGGATTAAATGTGTTTTATGTCCACTCAACAGAGATAATTCACTATAAAGGCGAAAGTACTAAACGCAGCAGTCTTGATGAAACGAAAATATTTTATGAAGCTATGCACCTGTTTGTAAAAAAACATCTTTCAACTTCGCTGATTGTTGAAATGATTTTAAGAAGTGCAATTGCTCTGAGGTCGCTGTTTGCTTTTCTTGGAAGAAGAAAGCTTGCACTTATATCCATCCTTGTTGATCTGATTTTATACAGCACATGTTTATTTGTGTCGGCAACACTTTATGAAAAATACACAAGCTGGAGAGGGTTCCATCAATATCATCAGTTGATAATTTATTCCATACCTGCCCTGGTTCATGTTTTTATCTCATCGCTTATCGGTGTTTACAGGAAAGATTCTCTTTCTGTGCTGCGAAATATGGGCGCTGTGTTTGTAAGCTTTTTTATAATGTCTGCCATAACATTTTTCTTTAATGAATTTGCATACAGCAGGGCAGTTGTGATAATCACTTATGTACTGGCATTCATTGTACTTTCTTTCTGGCGTATAATTTTTAAGATATATTTCCTTAAAAACATAAGTGGAGAAAAGTTAAAAAATAAAAAAGCAGTAATAATCGGTATTGACCAAAATGCTGTTGAGATAGGCAACAAACTCTTATCAAGAAATTCCGATATTTATTCTGTTGCCGGCTTTGTAGGATTTACACATAAACAAATCGGACAGACACTGAATGATATCCCCGTTATAGGAAGCATCGAAAATCTTAATAAAGTAATCCGCGAAAATAAAATTGATGAAGTTATTTTTTCAACAAGTGAATTATCGTACAACCAGATGATGAACCTTGTCGCATCTTGCCAGAGCGAAAATGTTGAATTTAAAATCATAGGTGATAACCTCGATTTTATGGTTGGCAAAACCTCCGTATCTATTCTTGATGACGTTCCATTGTTCTCTATTCAATATAATATTTCAAACCCGACTTCAATTGTTGTTAAAAGATTGTTCGACGCACTCGTTTCAACGGTTGTTTTGTTTTTGGTATATCCTTTTATATATTTCATCAGCAAGCTAAGTAATAGTGAATCTGATTTTAGGAGATTCATATTAACAGTTCCTTCAGTATTCAGGGGTAAATACAGTTTTGTAGGTCCACAAGCTGGTTCACAAATCGGCAACCTTTACTTAGGCAAACAAGGGTTAACCGGTTTATGGTACACTGAAAATCTTAAGGGACAAGCTTCGGAGAAGATCGATATTTACTATG